A window of the Zootoca vivipara chromosome 14, rZooViv1.1, whole genome shotgun sequence genome harbors these coding sequences:
- the ALAD gene encoding delta-aminolevulinic acid dehydratase, with translation MQAESLLHSGYFHPTLRLWQATAASFRAANLIYPIFVTDSPDAVEPIASLPGQARYGVNRLEEMLRPLVADGLKCILIFGVPSRAIKDERGSAADAKDTPVIQAIATIRALFPELLIACDVCLCPYTSHGHCGILREDGTLQNETSCQRLAEVALAYAEAGCHIVAPSDMMDGRIGAIKQALVSNDLGNKVSVLSYSAKFASCFYGPFRDAAQSKPAFGDRRCYQLPPGSRGLALRAVDRDVREGADMLMVKPGMPYLDLVREVKDKHPNHPLAVYHVSGEFAMLWHGAQAGAFDLKAVVMEAMAAFRRAGADIIITYYVPQLLQWLKEEQA, from the exons ATGCAGGCCGAGTCCCTCTTGCACAGTGGCTACTTTCACCCCACCCTCCGCTTGTGGCAGGCGACGGCCGCTAGCTTCCGCGCAGCCAACCTCATCTACCCCATCTTTGTGAC GGACAGCCCAGATGCCGTGGAGCCCATTGCCAGCCTGCCTGGTCAAGCCCG ttATGGGGTCAACAGGCTGGAGGAGATGCTGCGTCCCCTTGTGGCTGATGGCCTGAAGTGCATTCTGATTTTTGGGGTCCCAAGCCGAGCCATCAAG gACGAGCGTGGATCTGCGGCCGATGCCAAGGACACCCCCGTGATCCAGGCCATTGCCACGATCCGTGCCTTGTTCCCTGAGCTGCTGATCGCCTGCGACGTCTGCCTGTGCCCTTACACCTCCCACGGGCACTGTG GCATTCTTCGGGAagatggcaccctccagaacgaGACCAGCTGCCAGAGACTGGCTGAGGTGGCTCTGGCCTATGCCGAGGCAG GATGCCATATTGTGGCCCCCTCGGATATGATGGACGGGCGCATCGGTGCCATCAAGCAGGCCTTGGTCTCCAACGACTTGGGCAACAAG GTTTCCGTCTTGAGCTACAGCGCCAAGTTTGCTTCCTGCTTCTACGGCCCCTTCAG AGATGCAGCCCAGTCCAAGCCTGCTTTTGGAGACCGACGGTGTTACCAGCTCCCTCCGGGGTCGCGGGGCTTGGCCTTGCGGGCTGTG GACCGAGACGTGCGGGAGGGAGCAGACATGCTGATGGTCAAGCCAGGAATGCCTTACCTTGACCTCGTGCGGGAGGTGAAGGACAAG CATCCCAACCACCCGCTGGCCGTCTACCACGTCTCTGGAGAGTTTGCCATGTTGTGGCACGGAGCGCAAGCTGGGGCCTTTGACTTGAAGGCTGTGGTGATGGAGGCCATGGCTGCGTTCAGGAGAGCAg GGGCTGATATCATCATCACCTACTACGTGCCTCAGCTGCTCCAGTGGCTGAAGGAAGAGCAGGCCTGA